CCGGCGACCCGGGCCACCGCCACCGCCTCCGGGCCGCCGAAGGTCTCGAACTCCGCCGGCACCTCGACCAACGCGCCGTCGGCGGCCTGCCGCCAGGCACTCACCCGCGGATTGCCGTGCGCCCCACCGGACTTCGCCCCCAACGCCGCCACCCGGGGATCCCGGCAGCCCACCGCGTACAGCACGTTCCGCGCGCCGTAGAACGACTCCGCGCGTACCGCCCGCGCCCGCCAGGACCGCCCGTCGTCGGAGGCCCAGAAGGCCGGCCTGGTCCCCCCGTCGGCCGCGGCCACCGCGCCCACCGCGTACCACCGCCCGCCGCAGGCCACCGCGTCGCGGACCAGCAACCGGCCGGGCGCACCACCGGGCGGCTCCACCACGCCCGCGGCCCAGTCCGGCCGCACCACCGGTGCGTCGGCGGCGGGACCGTCGGCGACCGGCTCGGCCCGACAACCGACAACCACCAGCAGCGGTACGACCAGGGACGCGAGAGCACGCCGCGCGAACATGGACCGGATGCTATCGATGCCCGGCCACACCCGACGCCCCGTCACACCGGGGCGGCGACACTCAGGAGGCGGGCTCGGCCACCTCGCCGCCGGCGGTCTCGGCCAGGATCCGCTCGGCGACCTCCTTCATGGTCATCCGGTGGTCCATCGCGGTGCGCTGGATCCACTTGAACGCCTGCGGCTCGGTCATCCCGTACGTGGTCATCAGCGCGCCCTTGGCACGCTCCACGGTCTTGCGGATCTCCAGGCGGTCGGTCAGCCCGGCCACCTCCGCCTCCAGCGCCGAGACCTCCGCGTACCGGGAGAGGGCGATCTCCACCGCCGGCACCAGGTCGCTCTTCTGGAACGGCTTCACCAGGTACGCCATCGCCCCGGCGGCACGGGCCCGCTCGACCAGGTCCCGCTGGCTGAACGCGGTCAGGATGATCACCGGCGCGATCCGGCCCCCGGCGATCCGCTCGGCGGCGGCCAGACCATCCATGATCGGCATCTTGATGTCCAGGATGACCAGGTCGGGCTTGAGCTCCTCGGCCAACCGGACGGCGGTCTCACCGTCACCGGCCTCGCCGACCACCTCGTAGCCCTCCTCGACCAGCATCTCGGCCAGGTCCAGCCGGATGAGCGCCTCGTCCTCGGCGATCAGTACGCGCCTACGCTCGGCATCCGTCTGCGTCTCCGCCACGAGCCACTCCCACCAGTCTGTGCTCCGACACCCGCCGTGCCCGGGTGTCACCGTCTCCAGCCTAGTGGGTAGTCTGTCAGTGCCGAATCACGGAAGCCCCTGTACTCCAACCGGAAGAGAGACGGAGCTCAAACCTCCGACAGTGTGGGTTCGAGTCCCACCGGGGGCACCAAAGTGTCATACGCCTGTTCGAATATGACCGCGTGCATCCGCTTGAGATCCATACTCTGGCCCGCCGCATCTACTTCTCCGGATGCACGGTTGCCGAGACGGCGCGTCAGGTAGGACTCCCCTACCAGACCGTCTGGCACTGGTGCCGGGACCGCACAGAACGGAAGCAGCACGGCACAGCCCTGCGTTGCTTCCGCTGCAACCCGGCTCTGGCCGGCCCGGTGGACATTGTCAGCTACGCCTACCTGCTGGGCCTCTACCTGGGCGACGGCCACCTTGTCACGTCGACGAAGGCACCCGTGCTGCGGGTCAGTTGCACGGAGATCTACCCCGGCCTCATCGACGCTTGCGAGCAGGCGATGCTGGCCGTCCTCGCGGCCCGGGTGCAACGGACCCCGAAGCAGGGATGTGTCCTGGTGCAGAGCAGTGGCGCGCACTGGCCGTGTCTGTTGCCGCAGCACGGGCCGGGCAAGAAGCACGAGCGGCCGATCGTGCTCGCCGACTGGCAGCGCCGCATCGTCGCCGACCACCCCGGCGACTTCCTCCGCGGCCTGTTCCACTCCGACGGCTGTCGAGCCACCAACCGGGTGACCACCCGCGGGAAGGTCTACGTCTATCCGCGGTACATGTTCTCCAACCGGTCGACCGACATCATGGGCCTCTGCCAGTGGGCCCTCGACCTGCTCGGCGTCGAGTGGCGGATGAACATGCCGTACTCGTTGTCGGTGGCGCGGCGCTCGGCGGTGGCCGTACTCGATCGGCATGTCGGGCCGAAGCACTGAGCACCGCGCGCCCGACCGCCGGGCCGAGCGCGGCGGCCGCCGGGGCCGGCCGAAGGCGGCGCGGCCTGGGGTACCGGTCGCGCGCGGCGGCCGTCGGGGCCCTGGTGCGCCGACCGCCCGGGGCCGGTGGGGTCCGGGACACCGGCGCCGAGGAGTCGTTCCGGAAGAGGCCCGGGTGCGCCGACGGCCCGGGGCCGGTGGGGCCTGCGGGCGTCAGCCGAGGGTGGCCAGGGCGCGGGCCAGGTCGTCGCGGAGGTCCTCGGGGTCCTCCAGGCCTACCGAGAGGCGCAGGAGTCCGGCTGCGGGTCGGGCGTCGCCGGCGACCGGGCGGTGGGTGAGCGAGGCGGGATGTTGGATGAGGGTGTCCACGCCGCCGAGGGAGACGGCGTGGGTGATGAGCCGGCAGGCGTCAGCGACGGCGGTGGCGGCGGGCGCGCCGCCGGCTACCTCGAAGGCGAGCAGGCTGCCGCCGCCGGCGAGTTGGCGGCCGACCAGCCCGGCGGGGTCGTGCAGGCTGGGGTGGTGGACCCGGGTGACGGCCCGGTGACCGGCGAGCCAGCCGGCGAGTTTCTCGGCGCCGGCCTGCTGGGCGCGCACCCGTAGCGGCAGGGTCTGCAGGCCGCGGTGCAGGAGGTATCCGCCGAGGGGGTGCAGGATCGCGCCGGTGAGGGCGCGGACCTGGCGTAGTCGGGTGGCCCAGCCGGCGTCGCAGGCGACGACGCCGGCGAGGACGTCGCCGTGTCCGCCGATGCTCTTGGTGGCGCTGTGCAGGACCAGGGCCGCGCCGTGCCGGGCGGGTTGCTGGAGTACGCAGGTGGCGACGGTGTTGTCGACGAGCAGGGGTACGTCGCCGGCGGCGTCGGCCAGGGCGGCGATGTCGACGAGGTCGAGGGTGGGGTTGGCGGGGGTCTCGGCGATGACCAGTGCGGTGTCGGGGCGGATCGCGGTGGCGACCTGCTCGGGGTGGGCCCAGCTGACGGTGGTGCCGAGCAGCCCGGTGGCCAGGACGTGGTCGGTGCCGCCGTAGAGGGGGCGGACGGCGACGACGTGTCGTCGTCCGTCGGTGGCGGCGGCGAGCAGGGTGGCGGTGAGGGCGGCCATGCCGCTGGCGAAGGCGACGGCGTCGGTGGTGCCTTCGAGGTCGGCGAGGGCGGTTTCGAACCGGGCGACGGTGGGGTTCCAGAGGCGCTGGTAGACGGGGCTGTCGCCGGTGGGGAGGGTGCCGCCGGTGGCGAGGGTCTCGTAGGTGTGGCCGCCGGCGTCGACCGAGGGCAGCGGGTTGGTGGTGGACAGGTCGATGGGTGGGGCGTGGACGCCGAGGGCGGCCAGGTCGGCGCGGCCGGCGTGCACGGCTCGGGTGTCCACGGTCGTCATGGCGGGAAGCGTCGAACATCTGGCCGCATCGAGGCAAGTGATCTGTGGAAGATTCTTCACGGACCCCTTTCCGCGCGCTGATGTTCGAAGCAGGATGGGCGGATGCCTGCTGTACCGAATGATGTGCGGCCGTTCGCGGCCCTGGACGACGTCGACCGCGCGATCCTGACCGAGCTGGCCGCCGACGGCCGGTTGCCGAACAACGCCCTCGCCGAGCGGGTGGGCGTGGCGGCGTCGACGTGTCTGACCCGGACCCGGGCGCTGCGCGAGTGCGGGGCGATCCGGGGTTTCCACGCCGACGTCGATCCGGCGGCGGTCGGGTTGCCGTTGCAGGCGTTGGTGTCGGTCCGGTTGACGGCGCACGAGCGGGCGGCGGTGGACGCGTTCCGGGCCCGATCGGTGCGGTTGCCGGGGGTGGTGTCGGTGTTCCACGTGGCGGGTGCCGACGACTACGTGTTGCACGTGCGGGCGGCGTCGGGGGACGCGTTGCGGGACTTCGTGCTGGACCATCTGGCGGTGGATCCGGCGGTCGCGCACACCGAGACGTCGTTGATCTTCGAGCAGGTACGCGGAGCGGGCTGACCAGGCGGTCCCGGGGTGTTTGGAAGGGCCCCTGTACATCAGAAAGCGTTAACAGGGGGCCCTTCCTTGCACGGGGGTGGGAACAGAACGGGCGGGGGGGCGGGTTGGGGCATGGTGTGATCGACGTACCGATGTCTGTTCTTGACCTTGCTCCGGTCGCGGCCGGGACCACCGCCGGCGCGGCCCTGCGGCACACCACCGAGCTGGCCCGACGTACCGAGGAGTTGGGCTACCGCCGGTTCTGGGTGGCCGAGCACCACAACATGCCGGCGATCGCGAGTTCCGCGCCGGCGGTGTTGCTGGCGCACCTGGCGGCGAACACCTCGTCCATCCGGTTGGGTTCGGGTGGGGTGATGTTGCCCAACCACGCGCCGTTGGTGGTGGCCGAACAGTTCGGCACCCTGGAGGCGTTGCATCCGGGGCGGATCGATCTGGGGATCGGGCGGGCGCCCGGCACCGACCAGGTGACCGCGTTGGCGTTGCGGCGCACGATGGAGGGGCTGTCGGCGGAGGGTTTCCCGCAGGAGTTGGCGGATCTGGTGAACTACTTCACCGGTGAGCGGCCGGGGCCGATCACGGCCACGCCGGGCCGGGGGGACATGCCGGCGGTGTGGCTGTTGGGTTCCAGTGGGTTCAGCGCGCAGTTGGCCGGGCTGCTGGGGTTGCCGTTCTCGTTCGCGCACCACTTCAGTGCGCAGCACACGTTGCCGGCGTTGGCGTTGTACCGCAAGCACTTCCGGCCGTCGCGGTGGCTGGCCGAGCCGTACGCGATGGTGGCGGTGAACGCGGTCTGTGCCGACACCGACGAGCGGGCGGAGTGGCTGGCCGCGCCGAGCGCGTTGTCGTTCCTGCGGTTGCGTTCGGGGCGGCCGGAGCCGTTGGCCACCCCGCAGGAGGCGGCGGAGTACCCGTACACCGAGGTGGAGCGGGAGTTCGTGCTGGCCCGGCGGGAGGGGCAGGCGTTGGGGTCGCCGGAGACGGTCCGGCGGCAGTTGACGGAGTTGTTGGCGCGTACCGGTGCGGACGAGTTGATGTTGACCACGCTGGTGTACGACGTGGCCGACCGGGTGCGGTCGTTCGAGTTGATCGCCGAGAAGGTGGCCGGTGGCCTGCGCCGGAGTGCCTGAAACACGCTCTTCATAGCCACGTCACCGGCCCGTCGCCGAGGCCGCCTAGTTTTGTCCTCGGTGGTGGTACGGCATTCCCGGTCGGGACGGGTCGGGGGTGCTGCGGTGTGGGGCACCGGGGCGGGTTGTGCGGGTTCACGCTTCCCCGGTGCCTGTCCCGGGTCCGCTGGTTGCGGCGGACCCGGGACTGCACCACCCTCTTTTCCAAGTCGGGTGCGCGGTGGGCTCAGCGTAGGTAGATCGCGGGGGTCGGCGGAGGCGCCATCCCGTCACCGATGAAGAAGCTCGGGTGCGGCGGCTGGTTGTAGGCGGTGTTCTGCCAGGCGATGGCGACCCGGTACTGCGGGTCGTGCATCAGGGTGTGGATCCGGGTGCTGGTCGGCGTCGGGGTGCTGTAGATGCGCAGCGCCCGGTTGTCGGTGGTGCGCCAGATCACCTCCTCCCGCCAGTCGCCGAGGAGGTCGGCGGAGAGCGCCGGGGTGGACTTGGTGCCGTTGTTGGCGGTGACCCCACTGCCGGTGAGCAGTCGGGTGTCGCCGCCGGTGCCGTACTTGTCGATTCGGGTGCCGTCGAGCAGTTCCCGGACCGGGTCGCCGTCCCACCAGGCGAGGAAGTTCGTCGAGGAGGGTTTGCGGCCGACGTTCTGTCCCCGGGTGTTGGCCAGGTAGCTCACCGCGGCGGACCAGGATTCGGCGCCGGGGCTGCCGGCCCAGATGTCGGCGGAGACGCCCCGGCCGTTGTCTCCCGAGGCGGGGGTGGACCAGAGGAGCTGGCCGGTACGGGCGTCGGCGAAGTAGGAGCTGGGTTTGCTGGCGTCCTCGTCGACCTTGAAGACCTCCAGGCCGGCGCGGGTGGGGTCGAGGTCGCCCACGTGCATGGCGTCGCCGTGGCCGTTGCCGGTGGAGTGCAGCAGTCGGCCGTTGTCGTCGATGGTGGCGGCGCCGTACACGATCTCCTGCCGGCCGTCGGCGTCGACGTCGGCGACGGAAAGCTGGTGGTTGCCCTGGCCGGCGGCGGCGGAGTTGCCGGCGGCGTTGGAGTCGAAGGTCCACCGCTTGGTCAGGGTGCCGTTGCGGAAGTCCCAGGCGGCGACGACCGCGCGGGTGTAGTAGCCCCGGGCCATGATCAGCGAGGGGCGTTGGCCGTCGAGGTAGGCGGTGCCGGCGAGGAACCGGTCGACCCGGTTGCCGTAGTTGTCGCCCCAGGAGGAGACGGTGCCGCGTGGCGGGTCGTAGGTGACGGTGGAGAGGACGGCGCCGGTACGGCCGTCGAACATGGTGAGGTACTCGGGGCCGGCGAGGACGTAGCCGCTGGAGTTGCGGTGGTCGGCGTTGGCGTTGCCGATGACCTGGCCGGTGCCGGAGCGGGTGCCGTCGGCGGTCTTCATGGCCACCTCGGCGCGCCCGTCGCCGTCGTAGTCGTACACCTGGAACTGGGTGTAGTGCGCCCCGGCGCGGATGTTGCGGCCGAGGTCGACCCGCCACAGCCGGGTGCCGGTGAGGGTGTACGCGTCGACGTGGACGTTGCCGGTGTAGCCGGACTGCGAGTTGTCCTTGGCGTTGCTCGGTTCCCACTTGAGCACGATCTCGTACCGGCCGTCGCCGTCGAGGTCGCCGACGCTGGCATCGTTGGCGGTGTACGTGTACGCCTCTCCGCTGCCGGTGGTGCCGCCGGGGGGAATCTGCAGCGGCACGTCGAGGTAGCCGGCGCCGAACTGCAGGGCGGGGGCGGAGGCGGCCTGTTCGACGCCGCCGACCACGGCCCGCACGGTGTACGTCGAGCCGGCGGCGGCCCCGGTGTCGAGGTGGTTGGTGGCCCCGGTGATCGGGGTGGCGTTGACCCGGGTGGCGCCGCGGTACAGGTTGAAGGACACCCCGGTGGTCTCGGTGCCGAGCAGCCGCCAGCTGACCAGGTTGCCGTTGCCGGAGCGGACGCTCACCAGTCCCCGGTCGAGGTTCTCCAGTTGCTTGGCCCCGGCCGGCGGGTTGGTCGGTGGCCCGGTGGTGGGCGGTGGCGTGGTGGGTGGCATGGTCGGTGGCCCGATGGTCGGCGTTGGTGGGCTGGTCGGTGGCGGGGTGGCGCCGGTGCAGGTGGTGCCGTTGAGCGCGAAACTCGTCGGCACCGGGTTGCTGGCGGTCCATGAGCCGTTGAAGCCGAAGCTGGCCGTGCCGCCGGTGCCGAGCACGGCGTTGTAGCCGGCGTCGCGGGCGGTGACCTGCGCGCCGGTGGAGGTGACGGTGGCGTTCCAGGCCTGGACGACCTGCTGGCCGGCGGCGAACGACCAGGTGAGGGTCCAGCCGTCGATCGGGTCGCCGAGGTTGGTGACGGTGACGTCGGCGCCGAAGCCGCCGGTCCACTGGTTGGTGATCCGGTAGTCGACCCGACAGCCGGCGGCGTCGGCGGCGGCGACCGTCGGCAGGGTGCCGGCGGCGAGGGTGCCGACCGCCGCGACGGCGGCGAGAACCGCCCGGGTACGGGCCGGGGTACGGCGGCGTAGGTGTTTGGTTGGCACGGGGACTGCCTCCACTGGAGGTAGGGCGCGCGGCGTCGGAGCCGCCACCGGCTGCCCGGGCCGGTGGTGGGTCGCCGCGCTGACGACGGTGGCGGACATCCATCGACATCCGTAGTTCTATCCCGCGCACCCGGATGCTAGGACACCGCTTTCCCGGAGCACAACCGGCTGACCGCTTGATCTTCGCCGGGGCAGCTGCTCGACTCGTCGGATGGCTGAGCACATGGACCCCGAGGAGTTCCGCCGGGCCGGGTACGCCGTCGTGGACTGGATCGCCGACTACTGGGCCACCCTCGGGCAACGCCCGGTGACCACCACGGACCCGCCGGGTACGGTGACGGCGTCCCTGCCGGCCGGGCCGCCGGAGCACGGTGAGCCGGTGGCCGCGGTCCTGGCCGACCTGGACGACCTGATCGCACCCCAACTCACCCACTGGCAGCATCCCGCCTTCTTCGGGTACTTCCCGGCCAACACCAGCGGGCCGAGCGTCCTCGGCGACCTGGTCAGCTCCGGTCTGGGAGTGCAGGGCATGCTCTGGGCGACCGGCCCGGCCGGCACCGAGTTGGAGACGGTGCTGCTGGACTGGCTGGCCGAGCTGATGGACCTGCCCGAACGGTTCCGGTCGACCTCGTCCGGCGGTGGGGTCATCCAGGACTCGGCCTCCTCGGCGACCCTGGTGGCCACCCTCGTCGCGCTGCACCGGGCGAGCGGGGGTCGCTGGCGGACCGCGGGCGTCGACCGCCGCTACCGGGTGTACGCCTCCACGCAGGGGCACTCCTCGATCGAGAAGGCCGCCCGGATCACCGGACTCGGCACCGACGGGCTCCGGCCGGTCGAGGTGGATCCGGACACCCAGGCGATGTGCCCGCGGGCGTTACGCGCGGCGATCGCCGACGACCTGGCCGACGGGATCGTGCCGGCAATCGTGGTGGCCACCGTCGGGACCACCTCCACCACCGCCGTCGACCCGCTGCCCGAGATCGGCGCGATCTGCGCGGAGTACGGCGTCTGGTTGCACGTGGACGCCGCGTACGCCGGTGCCGCCGCGGTCTGCCCGGAGCTGCGCTGGACCCACACCGGCCTGCGGTACGCCGACTCGTACTGTTTCGATCCGCACAAGTGGCTGCTGACCGGCTTCGACTGTGACGCGTTCTGGGTGGCCGACGCCGCCGAGTTGGTCGAGGCGCTCACGGTGCTGCCGGAGTACCTGCGCAACGCGGCCTCCGAGTCGGGTGCGGTGATCGACTACCGGGACTGGCAGGTGCCGCTGGGCCGCCGGTTGCGGGCGTTGAAGCTCTGGTTCGTGCTGCGCTGGTACGGCGCGGCGGGCCTGCGGGCGCACGTCCGCTCCGGGGTGGCGCTGGCCGACCGGTTCGCCACCCGGGTACGCGCCGACGACCGCTTCGAGGTGGTCGCCCCGCACCCGTTCGCGCTTGTCTGTTTCCGGCTGGTCGCCGGGGACGGGGCGAGCGCCGAGCTGCTGGCCCGGGTCAACGCCACCGGCCGGACGTACCTGACCCACACCCGGGTCGCCGGCCGGTACGCCCTGCGGCTGGCGGTCGGCTCCCCGCAGACCACCTCGGCACACGTGGACCAGGTGTGGCAGCTGCTCGCGACGACCGCGACCGACCTGCTCGCCGACCGACCGGGGTGAGCCCGCCGGCCAGCCGGCGACGGACGCCGGCCCTGCCCGCGTGCTCCCGACGGGGACCGGTCAGTTGTCGACGGAGGCCAGGGGCCGCTCGGGGGTCGCGGTGGCCGCCGCGGCGGCCTCCTCCCGGCGGGTCCGGCGCAGGGCGCGGACCGCGAGCACCAGTGCGGTGACCCAGCCGGCCACCAGCAGCGCGTAGATCACCGGCTGCGCGCTACTGCCGACCGGGCCTACCTGGATGAGGATCCGGGCGTTGGTAAGCACGATCACGCCACCGACCGCCGCGCCGAGCAGTTGCGCCGGGACGACGCGCACCAGCCAGGCGGCGATCGGCGCCGCGATCAGCCCGCCGATCAGCAGGGCCAGCACCATGGGCAGCACGAAGCCCGCCCCGCCGAGACCGATGAGGAACCCGAGGCTGGCCGCGACGGAGACCACGAACTCGGAGGTGTCCACCGAGCCGATCACCTTGCGCGGCTCCATCCGCCCGGAGACCAGCAGCGCCGGCGTGGCGACCGGTCCCCAGCCACCGCCGCCGGTGGCGTCGACGAAACCGGCGACCAGCCCGAGCGGGCCGAGGAACCGGCTGCGCAACCGCCCGACGGTACGGGTGGCGGGCAGCCGGCGGGCGAAGCGCACCAGCAGGTAGACGCCGAGGGTGAACAGGATCGCGGCCATCCAGGGTGCGGCGGTCTCGGTGGAGAGCCAGCTCAGCACGGTGGCGCCGGCGAACGCGCCGACCGCGCCGGGCACCGCGATCCGGCCGACCACCCGCCAGTCGACGTTGCCGAAGCGCCAGTGGGCCACCCCGGAGGCCAGCGTGGTGCCGATCTCGGCCAGGTGCACCGAGGCCGACGCGGCGGCGGGGGCCACCCCGGCGACCAGCAGCAGGGTGGTCGAGGTCAGGCCGTACCCCATGCCGAGGGCACCGTCGACCAGCTGCGCGGCGAGCCCGACCAGGGTGAGGACCAGCAGCTTACGCATGAACGCCCCCAGCTTTTCCGCATGTCCTACCGACTTGGTCGACAATGCGGCAGAGGAGCGCCCGGGTCAATCCCCCGACCGGTGGATGGGACACCCCGCCGCAGGCGGGTCGGACCTCGCCGCAGGCGGGTCGGACCTCGCCGCAGGCGGGTCGGACCTCGCCGCAGACGGGTCAGACCTCGCCGCAGACGGGTCAGACCTCGCCCCAGGCGGGTCGGCTCGAGGCGGTCAGACCCAGGCGTCAGGGTCGGCGACCAGCTCGTTGATGCGTTCCGGGAGCTTGCCGGCGGCGACGTCGGCGATCGAGACCAGCTCCAGGATCTGCCGTTCGCTGGCCCGCAGGGCGATCCACACCTCCTGCAGAGCCCGCGCCGCCCCGAGGTAGCCCAGCTGCTCGGGCCGCTGGCCGCGCACGTGTGCCAGCGGGCCGTCGATCACCCGGATCACCTCGGCGAGGGAGATCTCGGCCGCCGGTCGGGCCAGCCAGTAGCCGCCCTCGGGGCCACGCTGGGCGTGCACGATCCCACCCCGGCGCAGCTGCAACAGGATGCTCTCCAGGAATTTCGGCGGAATCTCCTGGGCTCGGGCGATCTGCTCGGCGGTGACCGGCCGGGAGCGCCCACCCTCGGGGACCGCGGCCAGCTCGGCGGCGGCACGGAGGGCGTAGTCGACCCGGGCGGAGAGGCGCATGTCGGCAAGGTTAGCCGTCAGGCAGGCGCGGTCGCTGGCGGGGCCGTGGCACGATACCCCTTGTCGTCGGTTCGACGCCGCCCGGCGACGTGAAGCGCGTCCGCGCGCAGACATATTCGGCGCGCCTCCGCGCGCGGACATATAGGGCGCGCTTCCGCGCGCGGAGCCGGGGCGATAGGGGCAGCGACACCAATGCCGGATGTGATGCCGCTGAGTTCACGCGATCCGCAGCGGACCGGCCCCTACGAGCTGCTCGGTCGGCTCGGCGCGGGCGGTCAGGGGGTGGTCTACCTCGGCCGGGACCAGGACGGCCGGCTGGTCGCCGTCAAAATGATCAACGTGGACCTGCACCAGAACCCGCGGGCCAAGGCGCAGTTCGCCAAGGAGATCAACGCTGCCCGGCGGGTGGCGCCGTTCTGCACCGCGCAGATCCTCTTCGCCGACGTCGACGGCGAACTGCCGTACGTGGTGAGCGAGTTCATCGAGGGCCCCACCCTGCAACGGCACGTCCGGGAACACGGCCCGATCACCGGCAACGCGCTGCACCGGCTGGCCGTGGGTACCGCCACCGCGCTCACCGCGATCCATCGGTCCGACATCGTGCACTGTGACCTGAAGCCCGACAACGTGGTCCTCGGCGCGGACGGCCCGCGGGTGATCGACTTCGGCATCGCCCGGGCCCTGGACGTCACCGAGACGCTCACCAACCGGATCATGGGCACCACCCCGTACATGGCACCGGAACGGTTCCGCGACACCGAGGTCGGACCGGCCAGCGACGTCTTCGCCTGGGCGGCGACCATCGCCTTCGCGGCGGCGGGACGGCCGCCGTTCGGCACCGGCCCGCTGCCGGTGGTGATGCACCGGGTGTTGCACGATCCACCAGAGCTGGCCGGGCTCTCCGCCGCGTTGACCGAGCTGATTCAGGAGTGCCTGGACAAGGAGCACCAGCGCCGGCCGAGCGCCGACCAGGTCCTGCTGCGACTGCTGGGGCACGCCGCCCACCCCGGCGCGGCGCTGCCGATCCGGTCCGTGCTGCGCGCCGGCACCGACGCGGCGGCCACCCAGGCGGTCCCGCGCCAACAGGGTTCCACCCGCCCGTACGACATGCCGGCCACCCACCAGCAACCGGCACCGGACGAAGGACCACCGCCCACGACGGGCCAAGGGACGCAGCCCGCGACCGGCCAAGGGACGCAGCCCGCGACCGGCCAAGGATTTCCACCCGCACCGGGCCCACGAACGCAGCCCGCGACGGGCCACGGGTTACCACCCGCGGCGGGCGGAGGGCTGCGGCCCGCGCCGCCGTACCGGGGCGGGTCGGGGCCCGCGGTGGGCTGGCCGGGGCGGTTGCGTCGGGAGGTCGGCGACGCCTGGGGGATCTCGCTCGCGATCTTCTTCGGCTCGGTCGGGGTGGCCGTCGGCTACGTCGCGTCCACCATGGTGGGCGTCGCCGCCGCCGTCGGCGCGCTGACCTTCGTCGTGGTCTACGGTGTGCGTCTCCTGGTCGCCGCCGCCCCGAACGGAGCCGTCACCCCGAACGGAGCCGTCACCCCGAACGGAACCACCGCCCCGAACGGAACCACCGCCCCGAACGGAACCACCGCCCCGAGTTCGGCCGTCCCGGGCGCGACCGGCACACCGGGCGCGACCGCCGGGACCGACGGAACCGACGGTGCTGCGACGCGGGCCGGCACCGGCCACAGTCAGCACGGTGGACCGGGCGCCCGCCCGGACGCCTGAGCCCCGACCACAGTGGAGGACGCGATGACCACCGGTCGACCCGCCCGGCAGTGGTTGCCGTACCTGGTGTCCGTCGTCGCCGGCCTCGCCGTGATCGTCGCCGCGTACCTGGTCGTCGGGCCGGCGACCGGCCCGGACCGGCGCGACTGCGTGGTCCTGCAGGTCAGCTCCTCGACGGAGAAGAGCGAGCTGCTCGGTCGGCTCGCCGCCCGGTACAACGACAGTGACCGTCGGTTCGACGGCCGGTGCGCCCAGGTGAGCGTGCACGGGCTGAACTCGGGCGCGGCGATGGAGGCGCTGGCCGGCGGCTGGGCCGCCCGGCAGCCGCAGCTGCCGGCACCGCAGGTGTGGCTGCCGACGTCGAGTCTCTGGACGGCCCGGTTGCGGGTCCTGGACACCACGGCCGGGCGGACCCCGCAGACCCCGGGCCGGTACCCGTCGATCGCCAACAGCCCGCTTGTCGTCGCCATGCCGCAGGACCGCGCCGAGCTGGTGCGGCAACGCGGCCAGCTGGGCTGGGCGGAGCTGCTCGGCCTCTCCGGCGACACCGGCTGGGCGGCGTACGGACGGCCCGAGTGGGGGAGCTTCACCTTCGGCAAGGACAACCCGAACCTCTCCACCTCCGGCCTGGCGGCCACCATCGCGACCTACTACGCGGCGGTGAACCGGGCCAGCGATCTGACGGTGGCCGACCTGGCCAAGCCGGCGGTCACCCAGTTCGTCCGCCGGATCGAGGCCAACGTCTCGCACTACAGCGACGACTCGGTGGACCTGCTGCGCGATCTCGCCGAGGCCGACCGGGCCGCCGCCGACCCGAGCCCGACCGCCGGTGGTCCGACTGCCGATGGTCCGGCCGCCGGGGCGCCGGTGACCGACATGAGCGCGGTCGTGTTGCAGGAGGAGCTGGTCTACCTCTACAACGAGGGGCAGCTCGGCCCGACCCCCGGCCAGCGGCCCCGGATGCCGCTGGTGGCGATCCACCCGAAGGAGGGGACCTTCAACCTCGACCACCCGTACGTGGTGCTGCCCTCGGCCGAGGCGCCCCAGGCGGCGGCCGCCGCGGACTTCCTGGCGTACCTCCAGGATGCCCCGCAGCAGCGCAGCTTCGCCGAG
Above is a window of Micromonospora yangpuensis DNA encoding:
- a CDS encoding pyridoxal-dependent decarboxylase, with protein sequence MAEHMDPEEFRRAGYAVVDWIADYWATLGQRPVTTTDPPGTVTASLPAGPPEHGEPVAAVLADLDDLIAPQLTHWQHPAFFGYFPANTSGPSVLGDLVSSGLGVQGMLWATGPAGTELETVLLDWLAELMDLPERFRSTSSGGGVIQDSASSATLVATLVALHRASGGRWRTAGVDRRYRVYASTQGHSSIEKAARITGLGTDGLRPVEVDPDTQAMCPRALRAAIADDLADGIVPAIVVATVGTTSTTAVDPLPEIGAICAEYGVWLHVDAAYAGAAAVCPELRWTHTGLRYADSYCFDPHKWLLTGFDCDAFWVADAAELVEALTVLPEYLRNAASESGAVIDYRDWQVPLGRRLRALKLWFVLRWYGAAGLRAHVRSGVALADRFATRVRADDRFEVVAPHPFALVCFRLVAGDGASAELLARVNATGRTYLTHTRVAGRYALRLAVGSPQTTSAHVDQVWQLLATTATDLLADRPG
- a CDS encoding serine/threonine protein kinase; protein product: MPLSSRDPQRTGPYELLGRLGAGGQGVVYLGRDQDGRLVAVKMINVDLHQNPRAKAQFAKEINAARRVAPFCTAQILFADVDGELPYVVSEFIEGPTLQRHVREHGPITGNALHRLAVGTATALTAIHRSDIVHCDLKPDNVVLGADGPRVIDFGIARALDVTETLTNRIMGTTPYMAPERFRDTEVGPASDVFAWAATIAFAAAGRPPFGTGPLPVVMHRVLHDPPELAGLSAALTELIQECLDKEHQRRPSADQVLLRLLGHAAHPGAALPIRSVLRAGTDAAATQAVPRQQGSTRPYDMPATHQQPAPDEGPPPTTGQGTQPATGQGTQPATGQGFPPAPGPRTQPATGHGLPPAAGGGLRPAPPYRGGSGPAVGWPGRLRREVGDAWGISLAIFFGSVGVAVGYVASTMVGVAAAVGALTFVVVYGVRLLVAAAPNGAVTPNGAVTPNGTTAPNGTTAPNGTTAPSSAVPGATGTPGATAGTDGTDGAATRAGTGHSQHGGPGARPDA
- a CDS encoding sulfite exporter TauE/SafE family protein; translated protein: MRKLLVLTLVGLAAQLVDGALGMGYGLTSTTLLLVAGVAPAAASASVHLAEIGTTLASGVAHWRFGNVDWRVVGRIAVPGAVGAFAGATVLSWLSTETAAPWMAAILFTLGVYLLVRFARRLPATRTVGRLRSRFLGPLGLVAGFVDATGGGGWGPVATPALLVSGRMEPRKVIGSVDTSEFVVSVAASLGFLIGLGGAGFVLPMVLALLIGGLIAAPIAAWLVRVVPAQLLGAAVGGVIVLTNARILIQVGPVGSSAQPVIYALLVAGWVTALVLAVRALRRTRREEAAAAATATPERPLASVDN
- a CDS encoding RrF2 family transcriptional regulator, with product MRLSARVDYALRAAAELAAVPEGGRSRPVTAEQIARAQEIPPKFLESILLQLRRGGIVHAQRGPEGGYWLARPAAEISLAEVIRVIDGPLAHVRGQRPEQLGYLGAARALQEVWIALRASERQILELVSIADVAAGKLPERINELVADPDAWV